Genomic segment of Microbacterium sp. BH-3-3-3:
GGGTGAAGCCGCCGGACTTCGCCCGCCTGCGCCTCGCGATTCACCCGCCCGGAGACCTGAGCCCTGCCGAGAGCTCGAAGGATGAGGTCGTCCACGGGCCGACCCGTGCGCCGCCACCGGCCCGCGAAATCCCCGAGCCCGCGACACACCCCCGGCGAAAGGGACGAAATCCGTCAAAATCCGCGTATTTCCGCGGTTCGGTTGATACTGTCGAGGCGGTCTCCCGACCACCGAGGAGGATTCCTCCTCGTCCGAGTAACGAGAGACGGCGCTCGTCGCCGCCTGGAGGACACACCACATGGCCGACAAGTCCATCACCAAGACCGAGCTCGTCGCGAGCATCGCCAGCGCGACCGGCCAGAGCCAGTCCGCCGTGTCGGGCGTGCTCGACTCCCTCTTCTCCACCGTTTCCGAGGCGGTCGCCAAGGGCAGCAAGGTCTCGATCCCCGGCTGGATCGCCTTCGAGCAGGTCGCCACGTCGGCTCGCACGGGCCGCAACCCGCAGACGGGCGAAGAGATCGCCATCCCCGCCGGCAAGCGCGTCAAGGTCACCGCGGGCTCGAAGCTGAAGGCCGCCGTCAAGTAAGACGACCTCGAACCTTCACAGGGGGGATGCCATCGGCATCCCCCCTGTGCTGTGTGTACGCGACGTAGTCTGGAGGGGTGAATCCCCGCCTTCTCCGCGTCGCGGGACCCGTCATCCTGATCGCGGTCTCGCTGATCGCCGTCGTGGCGGGACTGGCGTACGGCGGCGGAGCCGCCGAGGTGCAGCTCGCCGACCCCGGTCCGGTCGTGCGGTGGGGGCTCCCGATCGCGACCGTGCTGGTCAACCTCTCGGCGGCCACCCTGGTCGGCTCCCTCGTGCTGGCGCTGTTCGCCCTGCCCGCGGGGGAGCGGCCGTTCGAGATCGCCCTCGACACCGCGTCGATCGGCGCGGCGGTCTTCACCATCGCCGCCGCCACCACCGGGTACCTGACCTTCCTGAACGTCCTGAACGCCAAGCCCACCCTCGACGCCGTCTTCGGTCAGCAGCTCGGCCGTTTCCTGGTCGAGAGTCCGCTGGGTCAGGCGTGGCTCATCACGACCATCGCCGGTGCCGTGCTGACCGTGCTGACCTTCGCCGTGCGGTCGTGGATCCCCACCCTGTTCGTCGCGATCCTGGCTCTGGCATCGCTCATCCCGATG
This window contains:
- a CDS encoding HU family DNA-binding protein, which translates into the protein MADKSITKTELVASIASATGQSQSAVSGVLDSLFSTVSEAVAKGSKVSIPGWIAFEQVATSARTGRNPQTGEEIAIPAGKRVKVTAGSKLKAAVK